Part of the Halopseudomonas maritima genome, AGCGGATCGGCCACCGGGTTGCCGCTGGCAATCTTGTCCTCGAACTCGTTGTGGAACACTGTGGCATTGGCACTGAGGCCGTTGTAACCGTTGTAGTACACGCCAAATTCGGTGCTGGTGGTGGTTTCCGGGTCCAGATCGGGGTTGCCGATGGTGATCACGGTGCCCTGACCGCTGATGCCGTTGACGCCGTCATGCAGTTCGTTCAGGTCGGGTGTGCGATAGCCGCGGCTGACGCCACCCTTGACGGTCCAGCTGTCGGCCGCATTCCAGACCAGATAGGCGCGGGGGCTGATATGGCCGCCGAAGGCATCGTGGTCGTCGTAGCGGGCACCCAGAGTCAGTGCCAGGTCGTCGCGTAGCATCCATTCGTCTTCGGCAAACAGCGCCCAGGTTTTCTGCTCGAAGTCCTCGGTCGCAATGCCATCGGTCATCTTGGCTTTCCACCATTGCGCACCCACGGTGGTCATGTGGTTATCGCCGACCGGCGCGACCAGCTTGGTATCAAATACCAGGTTGGTGGTTTCCAGCTCGCGGTCGTCGCCCGCCAGGCTGCCGGGAATGCCGGACGGGCCGCCGATCGGATCGCCCGGCAGGGTGCGACCGATGGTTTCGGTCTGGTTGCGCATAAGGCTGGAGTCGAGCGTACCGACACCCAGTCGCGCGGTATGGGTCAGGGCGATCTGCTCGCGCTCAAAGCGCAGTTCGTCGGCATAGCCGTTGGCGGAGGTGACCTGTGTGGTGCAGGCACGGTTCAGGCCATCCAGAGTGCCCAGCTGGCACTCGTCGTTGTTGTAGCGCTGGCGGCCACGCTCAACGTCCAGGCTAAAGTCGTGGTCGTCATGGGGCGTCAGGGTCAGACGAGCACCGAGGGTCTGGTTGCGGCCGTCGACCGGGGACGGACCGCGCTTGCTCACGTTGCTGCCGTCACCGAAGCTCAGGTCGGACTCCTGGCGATCAAACAGGCTGGCGCGCAGTTGCAGGCCAAGCAGGTCTTCGACCAGCGGGCCACTGGTGTACAGGCTGGCATTGCTGGTGGCGCCGTAGTCGCTGTTCTCCTGGAAGGTATGATCCAGTGTTACCGAGCCGGTCCACTCTTTTGCCACCTTGCGCGTAATGATGTTGACCACCCCGCCCATCGCGTCTGAGCCGTACAGGGTCGACATCGGGCCGCGAATGACCTCAATTCGCTCGATTGCGGAGAGCGGTGGCATGAAGCTGGTAGAGGTCTCGTTGAAGCCGTTGGGCGTGACGTTGCCAGCGGCGTTCTGACGGCGGCCGTCGATCAGGATCAGCGTGTATTCGCTGGGCATGCCGCGAATGCTGATGTTGAGGCCGCCGGTCTTGCCGGTGCCTTGACCGATATCGATGCCTTCTACGTCTCCCAGCGCATGCGCCAGGCTGTTGTAGCGCTTCTCCAGCAGATCCTGCTGACTGATCACACTGATGCTCGCCGGGGCGTCGGTGAGCTTCTGTTCAAAGCCGGAGGCGGTGATAACCAGGCTATCGAGGGTGACGGTGTCGTCTTCAGCGTGTGCGTGGCTGATCGCCGCCAGGGCGACAGCACTGGCCAGCAGGGTACGTTGGCGGAAAGGGGACATTACGTTGGCTCCAGCAAGAAATTTAGCAGATGATAATCAATTGCAAATCAAAGTGATTATGGCAACTGTGTTTCCGTCTGCGTAAATCGCTTGCGGAGCCTGTATTTCAACGGCTACAGCCGAATGTAAATTATGCAAAGACATCTGCCGGCACCCTGTTGCGAGGTGCCGGGCGGCGTCCTCGGCGCGGTGATCAGACCAGCACGCCCTGACTGCGCAGGTAGTCGTCGTAGCTGCCGGAGAAGTCGGTGACGCCGTCTTCGGACAGCTCGATGATGCGGGTAGCCAGTGAGCTGACGAATTCGCGGTCGTGGCTGACGAAGATCAGCGTGCCCGGGTAGTTCTCCAGTGCCAGGTTGAGCGCTTCGATCGATTCCATGTCCAGGTGGTTGGTCGGTTCGTCCATCAGCATGACGTTGGACTTGCCAAGGATCAGCTTGCCGAACAGCATGCGACCCTGTTCCCCACCGGAGATCACCTTGACCGATTTGCCGATCTCGTCGTTGGAGAACAGCATGCGGCCGAGGGTGCCGCGCACCAGCTGTTCGCCGCCCTGGGTCCACTGCGCCATCCACTCGAACAGGGTGCAGTCGTCCTTGAAGTCGTCGGCGTGGTCCTGTGCGAAATAGCCGATGTCGGCGCTTTCAGCCCACTTGACCTCACCGGCCATCGGCGGCATTTCACCGACCAGCGTGCGCAGCAAGGTGGTCTTGCCGATCCCGTTGGGGCCGATGATGGCGACCCGCTCGCCGGCTTCGATCTGCAGGTTCAGGCCCTTGAACAGGGTTTCGCCGTCAAAGCCCTGGCTGACGTTCTGCAGGGTTACCGCCTGGCGGTGCAACTTCTTGAACTGCTCGAAGCGGATGAAGGGGCTGACACGGCTGGAGGGCTTGACCTCTTCGAGCTGGATCTTGTCGATCTGCTTGGCGCGGCTGGTCGCCTGCTTGGCCTTGGAGGCGTTGGCCGAGAAGCGGCTGACAAAGGTCTGCAGCTCGGCAATCTGGGCTTTCTTCTTGGCGTTGTCCGACAGCAGACGCTCGCGCGCCTGGGTGGCGGCGGTCATGTACTCGTCGTAGTTGCCAGGGAACAGGCGCAGCTCGCCGTAATCCAGGTCGGCCATGTGGGTGCAGACCGCGTTCAGGAAGTGACGGTCGTGGGAAATGATGATCATGGTGCTCGTACGCGCCGTGAGGATGCTTTCCAGCCAGCGGATGGTGTTGATGTCCAAGTGGTTGGTGGGCTCGTCCAGCAGCAGCACGTCGGGATCGGAGAACAGCGCCTGGGCCAGCAGCACGCGCAGCTTCCAGCCGGGGGCGACCTCGCTCATCGGGCCAAAGTGCTGTTCCAGCGGAATGCCCAGACCGAGTAGCAGCTCGCCAGCGCGGGATTCGGCGGTGTAGCCGTCCATTTCGGCGAATTCGCCTTCCAGTTCGCCGACTTTCATCCCGTCTTCTTCGCTCATCTCCGGCAGCGAGTAGATGCGGTCACGCTCGGCCTTGACCTTCCACAGCTCCTCGTGACCCATGATCACGGTATCGATCACGCTGAAGGCTTCGTAGGCGAACTGGTTCTGCCGCAGCTTACCCAGGCGCAGGTTCTGTTCCAGCATCACCTGACCACCGGAGGGCTCCAGCTCGCCCCCCAAAATCTTCATGAAGGTGGATTTGCCGCAGCCGTTGGCGCCGATCAGGCCGTAGCGGTTGCCATTGCCGAATTTGACGGAGACGTTTTCAAACAGCGGCTTGGGACCAAACTGCATGGTGATGTTGGCGGTGGAGATCACGGACAATCCTGGAGTTAACAGCGAAGAAGTGGGCGCGCATTGTAGCGGCTTGGCGGCGCGGGTGACAGGCACCGGTGACCGGAGGCGTTTGCTGGGCGGTGGCAGATGCAGTATGTTTGCGGGCGTTTATGGTTCTCATTCTTGGTGTGGCCTGTGCAGGTATTTCAAGCGCGCATATTGGCGGTAGAAGATGACCCGGTGCTGGGTGAGCACCTGCAGCAGTCGCTCGGCAGCTACGGGCATGAGGTGGTGTTGGCCACAGACGGCCAGCAGGGTCTGGCGCAGGCCGGCAGCGGCGAGTTTGACCTGATTCTGCTGGATGTCATGCTGCCGGGGCTTGGCGGCATGGAGCTGCTGAGCAGGCTGCGGCGCATGGGCGGCACGCCGGTCCTGATGATGTCGGCCCTGGGGGATGAGGAAAGCCGGGTGACCGGCTTTGATCGCGGCGCCGACGACTATCTGCCCAAACCCTTCAGCAGCCGTGAGCTGGAGGTACGCGTCAACGCCATTTTGCGGCGTATCAGTTATGAGCGTGGTCAGGGTGAAACCCAGCCTGCGGTCGACGACGCCGAACTGCGCTTTGATGAAAAAGCCTCGCGGCTGCGCTATGGCGATATTTCCGTCACCTTTACGCCGACCGAGTATCGCTTGCTGGAAGTGCTCCATGCGCACCTCGGCGAGGTGCAGAGCAAAGCCTTTCTCTACCAGCAGGTGTTGCACCGCGGCTTTACTCGCCATGATCGGGTGCTGGACATGCACATCAGCAACCTGCGTCGCAAATTGGCCCAGGCCGGAGTAGACATCCTGCGCCTGGAGTCGGTCTGGGGGCATGGCTATCTGCTGAGCCGGGAGCAACCCTGATGCCGGGCTATCGTTCGCTCTACTGGCGCATGGTGCTGCTGGTTGCCGGTTTCTGTCTGTGCATGATTGCCGTTACCGACTATATGGCCCAGCGGGTGGATCAGTATCTGGCGCGCCTGCCTGAATCAACCCTGGGTGAGCTGCGTGGCTACGCGGCCGATGCTGCCAGCGCACTGGATCAGGGGGTGGACGCTCTGAACGCCTGGCGAGACGAGCACGCGGAGCTGTCACCGGAAATTCTGGTGGTGGTGGATAGCGCCCTGCAGGCGCTGCCGGGTCAGCCGCTAAGCGAGAAACAGCGCAACATGCTGACGTTTTTGCGCAGCTATACCTCGCCGATGAGCAGGCGTGGTGGCGGCCGTCAGGTGATTTACGTGCCCATGGCCGGGCGCGAAGAGTCGCTGGTGCTGCGCTTGCCCGAAGCCCTGACGCCCTGGACCATGCGTCCGCTGCTTAACGCCCTGGTGCTCTACCTTATGCCGGCGCTGCTTTCCCTGCTGTTCTGCGCCCTGCTGTACATGCTGCTGATCTCGCCGCTCGAGCGTTTGCGTCGTCAGGCCAACGCCATGCGAGCCAATCCGCTGGAAACCCTGTTGCCCGCCGAGCTGGCCGGGCGTCGTGATGAGATGGGTGAGCTGGGCCGTTCGCTGGACTACCTGACTCGCCGCCTGCGCGACTCCATCGGGCAACAGCGCCAGTTGCTGCGCGATGTCTCCCATGAGTTGCGCACCCCACTCAGCCGGCTGCGCGTGGCGGCTGAAAGCAACCTCAGCCACAGCGAGCTGCGCGAGCGACTGGAGCACGAGGTTGACCGCATGCAGGACTTGCTTGATGGCACCCTGGAAGTCGCCTGGCTGGATAGCCAGCCAGGTCAGCTGCCCTTGGAGGCGGTGGATCTGAATGCGCTCTGGGAGGTGCTGCGCGAGGATGCTCTGTTCGAGTCGGGCTGGTCGCCTGAGCGCATCAGCGCCGAGCTGCCTGCCGATTGCCGGGTGCAGGGCCACCTCAACGGGTTGAGTCAGGCGCTGGAGAACGTGCTACGCAATGCCAT contains:
- a CDS encoding ABC-F family ATPase, coding for MISTANITMQFGPKPLFENVSVKFGNGNRYGLIGANGCGKSTFMKILGGELEPSGGQVMLEQNLRLGKLRQNQFAYEAFSVIDTVIMGHEELWKVKAERDRIYSLPEMSEEDGMKVGELEGEFAEMDGYTAESRAGELLLGLGIPLEQHFGPMSEVAPGWKLRVLLAQALFSDPDVLLLDEPTNHLDINTIRWLESILTARTSTMIIISHDRHFLNAVCTHMADLDYGELRLFPGNYDEYMTAATQARERLLSDNAKKKAQIAELQTFVSRFSANASKAKQATSRAKQIDKIQLEEVKPSSRVSPFIRFEQFKKLHRQAVTLQNVSQGFDGETLFKGLNLQIEAGERVAIIGPNGIGKTTLLRTLVGEMPPMAGEVKWAESADIGYFAQDHADDFKDDCTLFEWMAQWTQGGEQLVRGTLGRMLFSNDEIGKSVKVISGGEQGRMLFGKLILGKSNVMLMDEPTNHLDMESIEALNLALENYPGTLIFVSHDREFVSSLATRIIELSEDGVTDFSGSYDDYLRSQGVLV
- a CDS encoding HAMP domain-containing sensor histidine kinase; this encodes MPGYRSLYWRMVLLVAGFCLCMIAVTDYMAQRVDQYLARLPESTLGELRGYAADAASALDQGVDALNAWRDEHAELSPEILVVVDSALQALPGQPLSEKQRNMLTFLRSYTSPMSRRGGGRQVIYVPMAGREESLVLRLPEALTPWTMRPLLNALVLYLMPALLSLLFCALLYMLLISPLERLRRQANAMRANPLETLLPAELAGRRDEMGELGRSLDYLTRRLRDSIGQQRQLLRDVSHELRTPLSRLRVAAESNLSHSELRERLEHEVDRMQDLLDGTLEVAWLDSQPGQLPLEAVDLNALWEVLREDALFESGWSPERISAELPADCRVQGHLNGLSQALENVLRNAIRHSPDNGLVQLRAQREGGNWLICLSDQGPGVDEAHLEQIFRPFSRLNSARPGDGGFGLGLAIAERQIRLQGGAIWALNGLPGLQIWFRLPAV
- a CDS encoding TonB-dependent receptor domain-containing protein: MSPFRQRTLLASAVALAAISHAHAEDDTVTLDSLVITASGFEQKLTDAPASISVISQQDLLEKRYNSLAHALGDVEGIDIGQGTGKTGGLNISIRGMPSEYTLILIDGRRQNAAGNVTPNGFNETSTSFMPPLSAIERIEVIRGPMSTLYGSDAMGGVVNIITRKVAKEWTGSVTLDHTFQENSDYGATSNASLYTSGPLVEDLLGLQLRASLFDRQESDLSFGDGSNVSKRGPSPVDGRNQTLGARLTLTPHDDHDFSLDVERGRQRYNNDECQLGTLDGLNRACTTQVTSANGYADELRFEREQIALTHTARLGVGTLDSSLMRNQTETIGRTLPGDPIGGPSGIPGSLAGDDRELETTNLVFDTKLVAPVGDNHMTTVGAQWWKAKMTDGIATEDFEQKTWALFAEDEWMLRDDLALTLGARYDDHDAFGGHISPRAYLVWNAADSWTVKGGVSRGYRTPDLNELHDGVNGISGQGTVITIGNPDLDPETTTSTEFGVYYNGYNGLSANATVFHNEFEDKIASGNPVADPLCAGNAGGTCSQLVNIDEAVTRGLELAASWEFVPAWTLSGNYTYTDSEQKSGADKGQPLTNTPEHLANAKLDWQTSSRLNLWLRGEYRGERARFSSSYANLANGNGSYSSNQSLYDALGAKTKAYTLFHLGGSFQATDNLTLNASIYNLFDKDFLKGQTYTTYTNAGAVDGSAFGSDYIVSGRSTTGVLEEGRRLWVSANLTF
- a CDS encoding response regulator transcription factor, which produces MWPVQVFQARILAVEDDPVLGEHLQQSLGSYGHEVVLATDGQQGLAQAGSGEFDLILLDVMLPGLGGMELLSRLRRMGGTPVLMMSALGDEESRVTGFDRGADDYLPKPFSSRELEVRVNAILRRISYERGQGETQPAVDDAELRFDEKASRLRYGDISVTFTPTEYRLLEVLHAHLGEVQSKAFLYQQVLHRGFTRHDRVLDMHISNLRRKLAQAGVDILRLESVWGHGYLLSREQP